The DNA region ACCGTGCTGTCCATGAGCCTGTCGCTGGTTGCCGTGTTCCTGCCGCTGCTGCTGATGGGCGGACTGCCGGGGCGATTACTGCGTGAATTTGCCGTCACGCTGTCGGTGGCAATTGGTATTTCACTGCTGGTTTCGCTCACGCTCACCCCGATGATGTGCGGCTGGATGCTGAAATCCAGCCAGCCTCGTGAGCAGAAGCGGCTGCGCGGCTTTGGCCGCATGCTGGTTGCGCTGCAACAGGGTTACGGTAAGTCGCTGAAATGGGTACTCAACCATACGCGACTGGTCGGCGTGGTGCTGCTTGCCACCATTGCGCTGAATATCTGGCTCTACATTTCTATCCCGAAAACCTTCTTCCCGGAGCAGGACACTGGCGTACTGATGGGGGGTATTCAGGCCGATCAGAGCATCTCGTTCCAGGCGATGCGCGGTAAGCTTCAGGACTTTATGAAGATCATTCGCGACGACCCGGCAGTGGATAACGTCACCGGATTTACCGGCGGTTCACGGGTCAACAGCGGGATGATGTTCATCACCCTTAAGTCCCGCGACGAACGTCGGGAGACCGCGCAACAGGTGATCGACCGCCTGCGGGTGAAACTGGCAAAAGAGCCGGGTGCCAATCTGTTCCTGATGGCGGTACAGGATATTCGCGTCGGCGGGCGCCAGTCCAATGCCAGCTATCAGTACACGCTGCTGTCCGACGATCTGGCCGCGCTGCGCGAATGGGAACCGAAGATTCGTAAAGCCCTGGCCGCACTCCCCCAACTGGCGGATGTCAACTCCGATCAGCAGGACAACGGGGCGGAGATGAATCTCATCTACGATCGTGAAACCATGTCACGGCTGGGCATTGACGTGCAAGCAGCTAACAGCCTGTTGAACAACGCCTTTGGTCAGCGGCAGATCTCCACCATCTACCAGCCGATGAACCAGTATAAAGTAGTGATGGAAGTCGATCCGCGCTACACCCAGGACATCAGCGCGCTGGAAAAAATGTACGTTATTAACAGCGATGGCAAAGCGATTCCGCTCTCCTGGTTTGCCAAATGGCAACCGGCGAACGCGCCGCTGTCGGTGAATCATCAGGGCTTGTCGGCAGCGTCCACCGTCTCCTTCAACCTGCCAACGGGTTCCTCGTTGTCAGAAGCCAGTGACGCCATTCATCGGGCGATGACCCAGCTTGGCGTACCGTCCACCGTGCGCGGCAGTTTTGCCGGGACCGCACAGGTCTTCCAGGAAACGATGAATTCCCAGGTGATCCTGATTATTGCCGCGATCGCCACGGTCTATATTGTGCTCGGCATGCTGTACGAAAGTTACGTTCATCCGCTGACCATCCTCTCCACCCTTCCCTCGGCAGGAGTGGGCGCGCTGCTGGCGCTGGAGATTTTCGATGCCCCGTTCAGCCTAATCGCCCTGATAGGGATCATGCTATTAATTGGCATCGTGAAGAAAAACGCCATCATGATGGTCGACTTTGCGCTGGAAGCGCAGAGGCATGGCAACCTCACCCCGGAGCAGGCGATTTTCCAGGCCTGCCTGCTGCGTTTTCGTCCGATTATGATGACCACGCTGGCCGCGCTGTTTGGCGCGCTGCCGCTGGTGCTTTCCGGCGGCGACGGTTCTGAACTGCGCCAGCCGCTGGGGATTACCATCGTCGGCGGTCTGGTGATGAGCCAGTTGTTAACGCTCTACACCACCCCGGTGGTGTACCTCTTTTTCGACCGTCTGCGGCTGCGTTTTTCGCGTAAACACCGTAAACCGATAACAGAGACATGACAGAACTACCCAACAGCACCCGCTGGCAACTGTGGATTGTGGCATTCGGTTTCTTTATGCAGTCGCTGGATACCACCATCGTCAATACCGCGCTTCCCTCGATGGCGAAAAGCCTCGGGGAAAGCCCGTTGCATATGCACATGGTCGTGGTCTCGTATGTGCTGACCGTGGCGGTCATGCTGCCTGCCAGCGGTTGGCTGGCGGACAAAATCGGCGTGCGGAACATTTTCTTTACTGCCATTGTGCTGTTTACCCTGGGTTCGCTGTTTTGCGCTGGTTCCGGCACGCTGAATGAACTGGTCATGGCGCGGGTGTTGCAAGGCATCGGCGGAGCCATGATGGTGCCGGTCGGCAGGCTGACGGTGATGAAGATTGTCCCGCGCGAGCAGTACATGGCGGCGATGACGTTTGTCACGCTGCCTGGCCAGATTGGCCCGCTGCTCGGCCCGGCACTGGGCGGGATCCTCGTGGAATATGCCTCCTGGCACTGGATTTTCCTGATCAATCTCCCGGTCGGTATTATTGGTGCTATCGCCACGCTGATGCTGATGCCCAACTACACCATGCAAACCCGACGCTTTGATCTCTCGGGTTTTCTGCTGCTGGCAGCCGGGATGGCGGTTCTGACCCTCGCGCTGGACGGCAGCAAAGGGATGGGAATTTCACCACTCGCCCTCGGCGCGCTGGTGGTGTGTGGCGTGGCGGCCATTTTACTCTACCTGAAACACGCCAAAGGTAACCCGCGGGCGCTGTTCAGCCTCCACCTGTTTCGCACGCCGACTTTCTCGCTGGGGCTGTTCGGCAGCTTCGCCGGACGCATCGGAAGCGGCATGTTGCCCTTTATGACGCCGGTCTTTTTGCAGATTGGTCTCGGCTTTTCCCCGTTTCACGCCGGTCTGATGATGATCCCCATGGTGCTCGGCAGTATGGGCATGAAACGCATCGTCGTGCAGGTAGTTAATCGCTTTGGCTATCGGCGGGTGCTGGTCACCACCACGCTCGGACTGTCGGTGGTGACCCTGCTGTTTATGTCCACCGCCCTGCTTGGCTGGTATTACGTGCTGCCGCTGGTGCTGTTTATTCAGGGCATGGTCAACTCGACGCGTTTCTCCTCCATGAACACCCTGACCCTGAAAGATCTGCCGGATGAGTTGGCCAGCAGCGGGAACAGCCTGTTGTCGATGATTATGCAGCTCTCGATGAGTATCGGCGTCACCGTCGCCGGGTTGCTGCTGGGGATGTTCGGACAGCAGCACATGACTGTCGATAGTGGAACATCACATAGCGTCTTTATGTACACCTGGCTGTGTATGGCTTTTATCATCGCCTTACCTGCCGTGATCTTTGCCCGCGTCCCGAATGATACCCACAAAAATGTCGTCATTGCGCGACGCAAAAGGAGAACCTGATGAAGCTCTGGCGACCCGGTATTACCGGCAAACTGTTTCTGGCGATTTTCGCCACCTGCATCGTGCTGTTGATCAGTATGCATTGGGCGGTGCGCGTCAGCTTCGAGCGAGGGTTCATTGATTACATTAAGAACGGCAACGAACAGCGCCTGACCATGCTCAGCGATGCGTTAGGCGAGCAGTACCAGTTGCACGGCAACTGGCGTTTTCTGCGCAATAACGATCGCTTTGTGTTCCAGATACTCCGTTCATTTGAGCATGATAAAGACGATGACAGATCAGGTCCCGGCATGCCGCCGCACGGCTGGCGCACCCAGTTCTGGGTGGTGGACCAGGATGCCCATGTGATGGTCGGCCCGCGCGGCCCGGTTCCCGCAGACGGCACGCGGCGGCCCATTCTGGTGAACGGCCTTGAGGTCGGTGCGGTGATCGCCTCGCCTGTCGAACGCCTGACGCGTAATACGGACATCAATTTTGATAAGCAGCAGCGGCGCACCAGTTGGCTTATCGTCGCGCTGTCGACCCTGTTGGCGGCGCTGGCGACCTTCCCACTCGCGCGCGGACTGCTGGCCCCGGTCAAACGTCTGGTCGAAGGTACGCACAAACTGGCTGCGGGAGATTTCACTACCCGCGTCACCGCCACCAGCGCCGATGAACTGGGCAAACTGGCACAGGACTTCAACCAGCTCGCCAGTACGCTGGAAAAGAATCAGCAGATGCGCCGGGACTTTATGGCCGATATCTCGCATGAGCTGCGCACGCCGCTGGCAGTGCTGCGCGGTGAACTGGAAGCGATTCAGGATGGGGTGCGAAAATTCACGCCGGAGTCGGTGGCCTCGTTACAGGCGGAAGTCGGTACGCTGACCAAACTGGTCGACGATCTGCACCAGCTTTCGATGTCTGACGAAGGCGCGCTGGCCTATCAAAAAACCGCGGTTGATTTGATCCCGCTACTGGAAGTGGCGGGCGGCGCATTCCGTGAACGTTTCGCCAGTCGCGGCCTGACGTTACAGTTTTCCCTGCCCGATAGCGTGACCGTGTTCGGCGATCGCGATCGCCTGATGCAGTTGTTCAACAACCTGCTGGAAAACAGCCTTCGTTACACTGACAGCGGCGGCGGATTGCGTATCAGCGCAGCGCTGCGCGACAAACGCGTGCTGATCACCTTTGCCGACTCCGCGCCGGGGGTCAGTGACGATCAGCTTCAGAGACTGTTCGAGCGATTCTACCGCACCGAAGGTTCACGCAACCGCGCCAGCGGAGGTTCCGGTCTGGGGCTGGCGATTTGTGTCAACATCGTCGACGCACATAATGGTCACATCCACGCTGCCCATTCGCCTTTTGGTGGGGTTAGCATTACAGTAGAGTTACCGCTGGAACGCGATTTACAGAGAGACGTATGACTGAGTTACCCATTGATGAAAACACACCACGCATCCTGATTGTGGAAGATGAACCCAAGCTGGGACAGTTACTTATCGATTATCTGCGCGCCGCAAGCTATGCCCCGACGCTGATTAGCCATGGTGACCAGGTGCTGCCCTATGTGCGCCAGACGCCGCCGGATCTGATCCTGCTGGATTTGATGCTGCCGGGTACCGACGGTCTGACCCTGTGTCGGGAAATCCGCCGCTTCTCCGAGGTGCCCATTGTGATGGTCACCGCCAAAATTGAGGAGATCGACCGCCTGCTGGGTCTGGAAATTGGCGCGGATGATTACATCTGCAAGCCTTACAGTCCGCGTGAAGTGGTCGCTCGCGTGAAGACCATTCTGCGCCGCTGCAAGCCGCAGCGTGAACTGCAGCAACTGGACGCCGAAAGCCCGCTTGTCGTCGATGAAAGCCGTTTTCAGGCCTCCTGGCGCGGTAAAATGCTTGACCTGACGCCTGCGGAATTCCGCTTGCTCAAAACCCTGTCTCACGAGCCGGGAAAAGTGTTTTCCCGCGAACAGTTGCTGAACCATCTCTACGATGACTACCGCGTGGTGACCGATCGCACCATCGACAGCCACATCAAAAACCTGCGTCGCAAGCTGGAAGCGCTCGACGAAGAGCCGTCATTTATCCGCGCGGTGTATGGCGTCGGGTATCGCTGGGAAGCAGATGCATGCCGGATTGCCTGACGCGCTAACACAAATTACGGCCCGATAACGCGACACGTATCGGGCCTGGCGTTTTCCTTTACCTCCCTGCCCCGCAGCGCTACAATGCCCGCCCTTAAAGTGAGGACTCTCCTCTAGCCGCTTCATCAGGTGAAGCGGATCTGACCTGTCATCAGAACGAGAAAATTATGTTTAAACCGGAACTCCTTTCCCCGGCGGGAACGCTGAAAAACATGCGTTACGCTTTCGCCTATGGCGCAGATGCCGTCTATGCGGGCCAGCCGCGTTACTCTCTGCGCGTGCGCAATAACGAATTCAATCACGAGAATCTACAGCTCGGCATTAATGAAGCCCATGAGCTGGGTAAAAAATTCTACGTGGTAGTGAACATCGCGCCGCATAACGCGAAGCTGAAAACCTTTATCCGCGATTTGAAGCCAGTGGTGGAAATGGGTCCGGATGCCCTGATCATGTCCGATCCGGGGCTTATCATGCTGGTGCGTGAAAACTTCCCGGAGATGCCGATTCACCTCTCCGTCCAGGCCAACGCCGTAAACTGGGCCACGGTAAAATTCTGGCACTCGATGGGGCTGACCCGCGTGATTCTGTCTCGCGAGCTGTCGCTGGAAGAGATTGAAGAGATTCGCAATCAGGTGCCGGAGATGGAGATTGAGATCTTCGTTCACGGCGCGCTGTGCATGGCCTACTCTGGCCGCTGCCTGCTCTCTGGCTACATCAATAAGCGCGACCCGAATCAGGGCACCTGCACCAATGCCTGCCGTTGGGAATACAACGTACAGGAAGGCAAAGAAGATGTGGTCGGCAATATCGTTCACAAATACGAGCCGATCCCGGTACAAAATGTGGAGCCAACGCTGGGTATCGGTGCGCCAACCGATAAAGTGTTTATGATTGAAGAGGCTCAGCGTCCGGGCGAATACATGACCGCGTTCGAAGACGAACACGGCACCTACATCATGAACTCGAAAGATCTGCGCGCCATCGCCCACGTTGAACGTCTGACGCAGATGGGCGTGCACTCGCTGAAAATCGAAGGCCGCACCAAATCCTTCTACTACTGCGCGCGTACCGCACAGGTTTATCGTAAAGCGATTGACGACGCCGCTGCAGGCAAGCCGTTTGACCCACAACTGCTGGAAACGCTGGAAGGCCTGGCACACCGTGGCTACACCGAAGGTTTCCTGCGTCGCCACACCCATGACGATTATCAAAACTACGAATACGGATACTCGGTTTCCGAGCGTCAACAGTTCGTGGGCGAGTTCACCGGTGAACGCAAAGGCGACCTTGCAGCCGTGGCGGTGAAAAATAAATTCTCCGTCGGCGACAGCCTGGAACTGATGACCCCGCAGGGCAACGTCAACTTCACGTTAGCGCAGATGGAAAACGCCAAAGGCGAGCCGATGCCGGTGGCGCCAGGAGACGGTTATACCGTATGGATCCCTGTTCCGCAGGATCTGACGCTGGATTATGCGCTGTTAATGCGCAATTTTTCCGGCGAATCGACGCGTAATCCGCATGCTAAATAGTTAATCAGGGTTATTTTTTCACGCCAGGAGGAATCTTAGAAACCGATCACATACCGCTTCGATCTTTAAGGGTATTATCCATCTCGCTGAAAAACATAACCCATAAATGCTAGCTGTACCAGGAACCACCTCCTTAGCCTGCGTAATCTCCCTTACGCAGGCTT from Citrobacter amalonaticus Y19 includes:
- the mdtC gene encoding multidrug efflux RND transporter permease subunit MdtC, which produces MKFFALFIYRPVATILISLAITLCGVLGFRLLPVAPLPQVDFPVIMVSASLPGASPETMASSVATPLERSLGRIAGVSEMTSSSSLGSTRIILQFNFDRDINGAARDVQAAINAAQSLLPSGMPSRPTYRKANPSDAPIMILTLTSETYSQGELYDFASTQLAQTIAQIDGVGDVDVGGSSLPAVRVGLNPQALFNQGVSLDDVRTAISNANVRKPQGALEDTTHRWQIQTNDELKTAAEYQPLIIHYNNGGAVRLGDVATVTDSVQDVRNAGMTNAKPAILLMIRKLPEANIIQTVDSIRARLPELQSTIPASIDMQIAQDRSPTIRASLEEVEQTLIISVALVILVVFLFLRSGRATLIPAVAVPVSLIGTFAAMYLCGFSLNNLSLMALTIATGFVVDDAIVVLENISRHLEAGMKPLQAALQGTREVGFTVLSMSLSLVAVFLPLLLMGGLPGRLLREFAVTLSVAIGISLLVSLTLTPMMCGWMLKSSQPREQKRLRGFGRMLVALQQGYGKSLKWVLNHTRLVGVVLLATIALNIWLYISIPKTFFPEQDTGVLMGGIQADQSISFQAMRGKLQDFMKIIRDDPAVDNVTGFTGGSRVNSGMMFITLKSRDERRETAQQVIDRLRVKLAKEPGANLFLMAVQDIRVGGRQSNASYQYTLLSDDLAALREWEPKIRKALAALPQLADVNSDQQDNGAEMNLIYDRETMSRLGIDVQAANSLLNNAFGQRQISTIYQPMNQYKVVMEVDPRYTQDISALEKMYVINSDGKAIPLSWFAKWQPANAPLSVNHQGLSAASTVSFNLPTGSSLSEASDAIHRAMTQLGVPSTVRGSFAGTAQVFQETMNSQVILIIAAIATVYIVLGMLYESYVHPLTILSTLPSAGVGALLALEIFDAPFSLIALIGIMLLIGIVKKNAIMMVDFALEAQRHGNLTPEQAIFQACLLRFRPIMMTTLAALFGALPLVLSGGDGSELRQPLGITIVGGLVMSQLLTLYTTPVVYLFFDRLRLRFSRKHRKPITET
- a CDS encoding MFS transporter, with product MTELPNSTRWQLWIVAFGFFMQSLDTTIVNTALPSMAKSLGESPLHMHMVVVSYVLTVAVMLPASGWLADKIGVRNIFFTAIVLFTLGSLFCAGSGTLNELVMARVLQGIGGAMMVPVGRLTVMKIVPREQYMAAMTFVTLPGQIGPLLGPALGGILVEYASWHWIFLINLPVGIIGAIATLMLMPNYTMQTRRFDLSGFLLLAAGMAVLTLALDGSKGMGISPLALGALVVCGVAAILLYLKHAKGNPRALFSLHLFRTPTFSLGLFGSFAGRIGSGMLPFMTPVFLQIGLGFSPFHAGLMMIPMVLGSMGMKRIVVQVVNRFGYRRVLVTTTLGLSVVTLLFMSTALLGWYYVLPLVLFIQGMVNSTRFSSMNTLTLKDLPDELASSGNSLLSMIMQLSMSIGVTVAGLLLGMFGQQHMTVDSGTSHSVFMYTWLCMAFIIALPAVIFARVPNDTHKNVVIARRKRRT
- the baeS gene encoding two-component system sensor histidine kinase BaeS; this translates as MKLWRPGITGKLFLAIFATCIVLLISMHWAVRVSFERGFIDYIKNGNEQRLTMLSDALGEQYQLHGNWRFLRNNDRFVFQILRSFEHDKDDDRSGPGMPPHGWRTQFWVVDQDAHVMVGPRGPVPADGTRRPILVNGLEVGAVIASPVERLTRNTDINFDKQQRRTSWLIVALSTLLAALATFPLARGLLAPVKRLVEGTHKLAAGDFTTRVTATSADELGKLAQDFNQLASTLEKNQQMRRDFMADISHELRTPLAVLRGELEAIQDGVRKFTPESVASLQAEVGTLTKLVDDLHQLSMSDEGALAYQKTAVDLIPLLEVAGGAFRERFASRGLTLQFSLPDSVTVFGDRDRLMQLFNNLLENSLRYTDSGGGLRISAALRDKRVLITFADSAPGVSDDQLQRLFERFYRTEGSRNRASGGSGLGLAICVNIVDAHNGHIHAAHSPFGGVSITVELPLERDLQRDV
- the baeR gene encoding two-component system response regulator BaeR, producing MTELPIDENTPRILIVEDEPKLGQLLIDYLRAASYAPTLISHGDQVLPYVRQTPPDLILLDLMLPGTDGLTLCREIRRFSEVPIVMVTAKIEEIDRLLGLEIGADDYICKPYSPREVVARVKTILRRCKPQRELQQLDAESPLVVDESRFQASWRGKMLDLTPAEFRLLKTLSHEPGKVFSREQLLNHLYDDYRVVTDRTIDSHIKNLRRKLEALDEEPSFIRAVYGVGYRWEADACRIA
- the yegQ gene encoding tRNA 5-hydroxyuridine modification protein YegQ, whose translation is MFKPELLSPAGTLKNMRYAFAYGADAVYAGQPRYSLRVRNNEFNHENLQLGINEAHELGKKFYVVVNIAPHNAKLKTFIRDLKPVVEMGPDALIMSDPGLIMLVRENFPEMPIHLSVQANAVNWATVKFWHSMGLTRVILSRELSLEEIEEIRNQVPEMEIEIFVHGALCMAYSGRCLLSGYINKRDPNQGTCTNACRWEYNVQEGKEDVVGNIVHKYEPIPVQNVEPTLGIGAPTDKVFMIEEAQRPGEYMTAFEDEHGTYIMNSKDLRAIAHVERLTQMGVHSLKIEGRTKSFYYCARTAQVYRKAIDDAAAGKPFDPQLLETLEGLAHRGYTEGFLRRHTHDDYQNYEYGYSVSERQQFVGEFTGERKGDLAAVAVKNKFSVGDSLELMTPQGNVNFTLAQMENAKGEPMPVAPGDGYTVWIPVPQDLTLDYALLMRNFSGESTRNPHAK